Proteins from one Procambarus clarkii isolate CNS0578487 chromosome 40, FALCON_Pclarkii_2.0, whole genome shotgun sequence genomic window:
- the LOC138372797 gene encoding uncharacterized protein — MRRIKTEDDSNRLQDDLDKLKECLLEFNSSKCKVMKIGGGNRYHIRQTNPRVCGFILEYMHKSIKLNEIKHKTKLEKVQRNYTASQPLVLKSLGNESKKRCLGTQPNLKCKKTSGISSPREAVTEAETRAVTEAETRAVTEAVTEADTRAVTEVETEAVTEAETRAVTEAVTEADTRAVTEAETRAVTEAVTEADTRAVTEVETRAVTEAVTEAETRAVTEAVTEADTRAETRAVTKADTRAVTKVETRAVTEAETRAVTEAETRAVTEAD; from the exons atgaggaggattaaaacagaagacgaTAGCaatagactacaagatgacctggataaactgaaggaatgtctactagagtttaactcaagtaaatgtaaagtaatgaagattggtggagggaacag atatcacatacgtcagaccaatcctagagtatgcggcttcATCTTGGAGTACATGCATAAATCAATTAAATTAAATGaaatcaagcataagacgaagttggagaaggttcaaag AAATTATACTGCTTCACAACCATTGGTTTTAAAATCTCTGGGTAATGAGAGCAAAAAGCGGTGCCTGGGCACGCAACCCAACTTAAAATGCAAAAAGACAAGTGGCATTAGCAGTCCAAGGGAAGCAGTGACTGAGGCAGAGACTAGGGCAGTGACTGAGGCAGAGACTAGGGCAGTGACTGAAGCAGTGACTGAGGCAGACACTAGGGCAGTGACTGAGGTAGAGACTGAAGCAGTGACTGAGGCAGAGACTAGGGCAGTGACTGAAGCAGTGACTGAGGCAGACACTAGGGCAGTGACTGAGGCAGAGACTAGGGCAGTGACTGAAGCAGTGACTGAGGCAGACACTAGGGCAGTGACTGAGGTAGAGACTAGGGCAGTGACTGAAGCAGTGACTGAGGCAGAGACTAGGGCAGTGACTGAAGCAGTGACTGAGGCAGACACTAGGGCAGAGACTAGGGCAGTGACTAAGGCAGACACTAGGGCAGTGACTAAGGTAGAGACTAGGGCAGTGACTGAGGCAGAGACTAGGGCAGTGACTGAGGCAGAGACTAGGGCAGTGACTGAGGCAGACTAG